From the genome of Impatiens glandulifera chromosome 9, dImpGla2.1, whole genome shotgun sequence, one region includes:
- the LOC124915309 gene encoding VAMP-like protein YKT61, with protein sequence MKITALLVLRCNSEGSEPMILANATDVTHFGFFQRPSVREFIVFVGRTVAKRTPPGQRQSVQHEEYKVHSYNRNGLCAIGFMDDPYPVRSAFSLLNQVLDEYQKIFGDSWRTLQEDNIQPWPYLTEALTKFQDPAEADKLLKIQRELDETKIILHKTIDSVLARGEKLDSLVEKSSDLSAASQMFYKQAKKTNQCCTIL encoded by the exons ATGAAGATCACAGCACTGTTGGTATTAAGATGCAATTCGGAGGGATCGGAGCCAATGATTCTTGCCAATGCCACCGACGTTACTCATTTCGGATTCTTCCAAAGGCCCAGTGTTCGCGAGTTCATTGTCTTCGTTGGTCGAACCGTAGCCAAGCGCACGCCTCCTGGCCAGCGCCAATCCGTTCAACATGAAG AATATAAGGTGCATTCTTACAATAGAAATGGCCTCTGCGCAATAGGTTTCATGGATGATCCCTACCCTGTCCGAAGTGCATTTTCTCTACTTAAccag GTTTTGGACGAGTACCAGAAGATTTTTGGGGATTCATGGAGAACTCTTCAAGAAGATAATATCCAACCTTGGCCCTATTTAACTGAAGCTTTGACTAAATTTCAG GATCCTGCCGAGGCTGACAAATTGCTCAAGATTCAGAGAGAACTGGATGAAACCAAGATTATTCTT CATAAGACCATTGATAGCGTTCTAGCACGAGGGGAAAAGCTAGATAGTTTGGTCGAGAAAAGTTCTGATCTCAGTGCTGCttcgcag ATGTTCTACAAACAAGCGAAGAAAACTAACCAATGCTGTACAATACTGTGA
- the LOC124915310 gene encoding temperature-induced lipocalin-1-like, with protein MEVMKGVDLKKYMGLWYEIARIKSKFQPKDGVNTRTIYTLRKDGETMNVLNETWTPNGKRGSIEGIAYKSDPKSVEAKLKIKFMVPPFMPVFPVFGDYWILHLDDNYHYALIGQPSRNSLWILCRENRLDEEIYKMLVKKAADEGYDTRKVCKTYHTEPPP; from the exons ATGGAGGTAATGAAAGGAGTAGACTTGAAGAAGTACATGGGTCTTTGGTACGAAATCGCCAGAATCAAGTCCAAGTTTCAGCCAAAAGATGGTGTCAACACAAGAACCATTTACACTCTCAGAAAAGATGGAGAAACTATGAATGTCCTAAACGAGACATGGACTCCAAACGGTAAAAGAGGCTCAATCGAAGGAATTGCTTACAAATCTGATCCAAAATCTGTTGAGGCTAAGCTCAAGATCAAGTTCATGGTGCCTCCTTTCATGCCAGTCTTCCCTGTTTTCGGGGATTACTGGATTTTGCACCTTGACGACAATTACCATTACGCCCTCATCGGCCAGCCTTCCAGGAATTCTCTCTGG ATATTGTGTAGGGAGAATCGTTTGGATGAAGAGATCTACAAAATGCTTGTGAAGAAGGCAGCCGATGAAGGCTACGACACTAGGAAAGTGTGCAAGACATATCATACTGAACCCCCTCCATAA
- the LOC124916038 gene encoding two-component response regulator ARR12-like → MTVEEMKGDSTTENDKFPVGMRVLAVDDDPTCLKLLETLLRKCRYQVTTTSQAKTALKMLRENNNRFDLVISDVHMPDMDGFKLLELVGLEMDLPVIMLSAYSDTSLVMKGITHGACDYLVKPIRLEELKNIWQHVIRKNKSNSNHQSKSIPQPPTGIDQKLNRKRKEEDYDEQQENQNDNENEDEDPTTQKKPRVVWSIELHRKFVSAVNQLGIEKAVPKRILDLMNVQGLTRENVASHLQKYRLYLKRISSVTNQQQRNMSYMRTNSLDGLGDFQALPCSSSVGGMLGRFNSPIGISLLHHRHNRLMNTTQSVVQTPAHDGQATSFSSGSVNVNYNNRLILQNSRIPQMDIVDSKPFKECDRFLLDQMAYNDDGLKMNYSSTTTLQNHLDVSSINTIRSALVLQNHLDVSSINMIQSAPVYSQVEQRWGGDQNTNHIVPRYNNNYNCLTIQQQMQADIFEQTKQVGVSHNGGYDALEDLMTEVIKQDGELLEGEFGLDSYQFNSSL, encoded by the exons ATGACCGTGGAAGAGATGAAAGGAGATTCAACGACCGAAAATGACAAATTCCCGGTGGGAATGCGAGTTCTTGCCGTTGATGATGATCCCACTTGTTTAAAACTCTTAGAAACCTTACTTCGAAAATGTCGATACCAAG TTACAACAACTAGCCAAGCAAAAACAGCTTTAAAAATGTTGAGAGAAAACAACAACAGATTTGATCTTGTGATTAGTGATGTTCATATGCCTGATATGGATGGTTTCAAGCTTCTCGAACTTGTTGGTCTTGAAATGGACTTACCCGTTATCA TGTTGTCGGCTTACAGTGACACCAGTTTGGTAATGAAAGGGATCACTCATGGCGCTTGTGATTATTTGGTAAAGCCGATTCGACTTGAAGAGCTCAAGAACATATGGCAACATGTTATAAGGAAGaacaaatcaaattcaaatcacCAATCTAAGTCAATTCCTCAACCCCCTACAGGAATTGATCAGAAATTGAACAGGAAACGTAAGGAAGAAGACTACGACGAACAACAGGAGAATCAGAATGATAATGAGAATGAAGACGAGGATCCCACTACCCAGAAGAAGCCACGAGTAGTTTGGTCCATAGAACTTCACAGGAAGTTCGTTTCTGCTGTTAATCAGCTCGGAATTGAAA AGGCTGTTCCTAAAAGAATCCTGGATCTAATGAATGTTCAAGGGTTGACTAGAGAAAACGTGGCGAGCCATCTCCAG AAATATAGACTTTACCTGAAAAGAATCAGTTCAGTTACAAATCAGCAACAAAGAAACATGTCTTACATGCGTACAAATTCTCTAGATGGTTTGGGAGATTTTCAAGCATTACCCTGTTCTTCGTCGGTTGGGGGAATGCTCGGTAGATTTAATAGCCCGATTGGCATAAGTTTGCTTCATCATCGTCATAACCGTCTGATGAACACGACACAATCAGTTGTTCAAACGCCTGCACATGATGGACAAGCAACGAGCTTTTCGTCTGGTTCTGTAAATGTGAATTATAACAATCGTTTGATTTTACAGAATTCGAGAATTCCTCAGATGGATATTGTGGATTCGAAACCTTTCAAGGAGTGTGACAGGTTTCTTCTTGATCAGATGGCTTATAATGATGATGGCTTGAAAATGAATTATTCGTCAACAACCACTCTTCAGAACCATCTTGACGTTTCTTCCATAAACACGATTCGATCAGCCCTGGTTCTTCAGAACCATCTTGACGTTTCTTCCATAAACATGATTCAATCAGCCCCGGTTTATTCACAGGTCGAACAAAGATGGGGAGGAGATCAGAACACAAACCATATTGTTCCTCGTTACAACAACAACTACAATTGCTTGACCATCCAACAGCAAATGCAGGCAGATATTTTCGAGCAGACGAAACAAGTGGGAGTTTCTCACAACGGTGGTTATGATGCTTTGGAGGATCTCATGACAGAGGTTATTAAACAG GATGGGGAGTTATTGGAAGGAGAATTTGGACTTGATTCTTATCAATTCAATTCAAGTTTATGA